The genomic DNA caataaatcccataaaaaaacaacaaaaaaatgatgctACCTGTGCTATCAAGTATTGAATGTGGATCCAAAGTCAGATATAGCTTATTCTTTTGTGCCAAAAAACCCCATCTGTGAAGTGCGTGActgcactgggtgacacgtTCATTCAATAAACATGGgcattgtttattttgagtcaggCCCATATACACATTCTTAGTATACTCCTAGTGCAGTAAATACTTGCTAGCACAtcaaatctgcagctgaaaatagtccccaacagacagggtagggaagtcaggAAGTACTGAAAGACAGACAACTGCATTGTTTGTTGACAGCAATAAAAACTTGCCATTTATCCTTTAATGTACTGACTTGAAGACCTATACACATTTAGCTCTATTATGGCCAAGCATACCTTTAATTTATGCACATTATGAGTCCTTTTAAGATGACATATAGCAATTATCAGATACATTTTGCAAAATATCAAGTTGAGTTGAATATGGAAGCCATTGTGAATTCTTGGTCTACTGCGTTTTTCTACAGATAGTCATCAGATTTACATGTCCTAGCAAACAAGGGAGGGGCCCagcaacagtaaataaatacatctgcACAGAAAATGCAGTAATAGGAGaatttcaaaacacacattaatcacTGATAATCTAAGAATGTAATGCACACCATGACAGTGACATGATGAAACTTGCTGATATGGCGCTTGGGCGTCACGACACACATTGCCATTCAGACAGCTAGGGCAGAAACTGACTGTGGAGCTACTCTCAAAGGGTTGTAAGTCTGAAATATGTTGCACTTCTGGCCACACCCCAGTCATGGCATGAAGAATTTTCTATTGGAAAACATCTTCTTTGACATGACTTatggccaaaagaaaaaaatgtaaaccagAGAGAGGTTAGTGGAGCTGTTTTGCCCTGAGCCAGAGGGAAAACATATTCATTACTGGCTTTTCGGTATGTCTTTAGAAGTAAATTAGAAGTCAATCACATTATttactcttctcttctccttttggAGAAATGAGGAGCAAAAACAATTGATGAGGGATTCATTAACAACATTTGCTTCAAATGCTGTGTCTACTGACAACTACAAAAATGTTTGTAAGGTAAGCATTCAAAATCTAacttaagttaaagtacagaagtattagcatcaaaatatatttaagtactcattatgcagtatGGCCAAGTACATGtgcctcaaaactgtacttaaatacagtacttgaggaAATGTACTTAGTGACATTGCACCACTGTCACTGTTTTGGTGAGACTATAATACCAAAGCAATAAAACGGTACATTGGCAAAATACTTTCTGCAGAGGACAGTGTGCATGAAGGGAATGAagtaaatatttacacaaactgaaaaatgtcccaaaacAATGAAGAAATGGTTGCAGTTAATGAGCTAAGCCACACAAGCTATATGAGAAATGTGTGTAGCCATAAGCaagaaaagacatttgatgCCAAGATTTTTCTGTGAAACAAGCGAGAACGACTATGAGAATTTAAAAAGATGTGTACTGCCAAGACTAGTCAAGACAAGTCATACTTAAAAGTCCAGCTGGAGAGCTGACTCAGATGAAAAAGATCACATGACGTTAAAAGGTCTGAGATCAGACCTTGCATCACTGTGAGACAATAAAGAGGGTTATTCTCAGAAGCtgaatgagaaaaagaagataCAAGGCTATGCCTCCTCTATGATACAGATTCACTCTGTGTGAGCACTGGAGAGTAACATTTTCAGTAACATTTTCATACAAGTGACATACAAGCTTATTACATACAGCACACATCAAATCCACCTGTGCACCGTCAATACCCCCATCTGTTGACCACATACCACAGACTGTTTGTCTGACATCTGAGAAAGTGGTAGAACATGTTCTTCGACTTTTGTGCATCTTCCTGCAGGTAGCGTCACAACACACGAGCCTGTGATATTGATTTTATCCTTTAATGCAAAAAAATGATGCCTAAGAGCTATGTCTCTGGTTTGAAAGATGAAACTAGGCTTTTGCCCAGCAACATCTCATTTAAAACCACTCTTTGGCCATTTTCGTACTTTATCTGCATTGTAAATGACTTGAACACCAATCTGTCAGGGAAACCTGATTTTCcactttcttgtctttgtttaggTGAAGCATGGCTGAATCTTTTTAAGCCAGCCACAAAGAAACCAGTTGTATCCGTTCAACATAGGCATGCCACTGTCTACTTGGAAAAGCTCGAGGTCTCCTCATTTCAACCTCACTGAATGAAGCACGTTATAAGTGACAAAGAAATATGCTATAAATCAGGAACggcttttatgtttttaacctGGCAAACTCCACATTCAGTGTGTCTGAATGATTTCCATATGTGCATTTGACAGCATCAAAACAGACTTTCAATTCAACTCCACTGATTTCACACATCATAGATGGTTTACACGTCTTGCGGAGTACTACATATGTGACAAAAGTTGTATAAGTGCCTCAACTGATGTCGCTTGAGTCAGTGTCGGTTGGAGCcgaagactacaagtttgaaagtgaaaaaaatctggaggtgtggagtttgaaagacattgAGTTTACCAGACCGCTGTAGCCCGCTTCTcttctctgcttgaggctagcagcttgacgctacattagctgctgctAGCATACACACTTCAGTCTCAGATCGAACTGTCAACAgtggagttgcattgtgggaagaaGAATGCTTGGAATAATACGATATATCTGGTTCTtctgcatcgattttgatcatttttctttttaactgtccatcatgaATCCGTCAGTGTTATTGGAGTGCAATGCTAGATCTCTTTTAATAGAATTTGCATACCAGTACATCACTTGTGTCTTATTCAAGTTTAGATGTGAAAATACTAACAGCCCCAAAGCTGACAACAGTTTGTTGGTCTGTAGGTTCAGTAGAAAAATTGACTGCAAGTGGGTGAAATGGCATTATAGACATTATGATAAGCAATTTCAAATCTAGTGTGCCAGAACACcatattcatttttcaaaccCTTTTAGAAAGACTATTGTACACTAAGCGGAaggttgtatttgtttacacCTGATTTGCAGTGCAAACAAATAGTTTATTTGAATGACGCCCTTCCTGTTGAAAGCTAGATGACCGGAAAAAAGTGTCTCTTTAAATGAAGACACTATGTAGAGTGTCATCATAACACAAGAACCTCTGCCCCTCCCATGCACGTGTTACATCATACAAGTAGGTGTGTAATTCTATTTTAACATTCCCAACACTTAAGTGTATGAATATATAGTATTGTGAAATGACCACGGtatctgtaatgtaatgtagtgCATTAGCATGTTCCTATTAAATATCACAAAAGTGTGAAATCAGAGTCAGGGTCAATACAACAGCTATATTTTTCTATTCAATTTTATTATGACAGGAGGTGCAAAACTtgaaaaacatcatcattattaagTCCAATACTACTCCTTTAATACTACACTTCCAAAGCAATATATACTATATTCATACAGCATATTATAAACTACAGATGAAAAGACATATAAATCAATAGCAAGAACAGCAATATCAAACAGTGTCATTccatcaaatgttttcagtgcttGGCAAGTTCATCTTTGGTTACTCTGCCTATCTGCATACCCAAATTATGTTATctttacacccacacacacacatatatatatatatagacataagTCTATCTGGTAATTATAGCACAatatacatttgtaaaaaataGGGGCTTTGTACAACATTGTACAGCTTTGGCATTTATTTAAGTCTTTTGGAGTTACAGTTTAGAAGGTCACCCATTCtgtagaaataataaaaagagtGCAGTATGTAGTGtagtttttctcttctttggtTTATAGTCTGTAATGACTATGTTGCCTACTGATAAAAACAGTCTAATCCCTTCTTGGGGCACCAAATCATTTTGCCTTTGGTTGTTCTGCAGGGTGCTTTCATCAGTATTACAGTATAAACAGCATGTATCTATGTTCAACAGTTTCTAAAGAAGCAGTGGCCACCCATATAACAGTTCCTGATTACAGTATAACTAAGTTCAATAATCTAAAATATCAGCAGAACAGCTTATGGCATGGCTAAGgctaaaatattacaaaatgcaaCCCAAGCTTTTAGAAATCACACCACACTAAAAAAATACAGTACTCAGAGCACTGAATCTAGTGTTCAAAGCCTATTTGGATAAATGCAACATTATAGTAGCTTCAGTCACAATATTTGTCACAATAATCTTTTTGTTTGTACTCTGCTTTTTCCAATTTCTAGACAAGGTTAGAGGTTAGTAACCTTTGTTTGCTAGGTCCGTATACACTGTAGGTCTGACTGGTTTAGTTGTGTTATGTTTACTGTGGCTGTTCCCGCCCAGAAGCCATGCTAGTTTTGTAcctgaaataaatacagtgcTTTTAGGGCTGTCATTGGGTGAGGTCATTTTTTGGGACCAGTGAAAGAGGGAATTCTCACTTCCTTTTTTGCCACGGTTTTCCCTCTGCTGGGATGTAACGACAGAAGTCATATAATGCCTCTTAAAATCTGTTGCTTTGTCCCAATTCTGTACTTTACCCTAATACTGTAAAGTATACACTTTCAACTATTGTTGACAGAGCCTCATTTTAGCAGGTGGCATACAAGAGATGAATGCACTTTTTAGTATTAACAAAACAGCATGGAAAGCCAATACCTTTTATGGCCACGATAGTCACGTAGTCAGTACTATGTGTTAACTACTATGAGCAGTAGTGTTATCACTAGACAAGGACATACAGTATTGCACTTTTGGGCAAGCAGACTAAACTATCCTTTAGCCAGTTTTACCACAATTCATCACAATCTATCTGTATAAAATCTGTCTCTATATACTGAAGTATATTTTAGAAtagtaaaatatatttcagtatATAATCACAACAAGTGTGACATTAGCAGATATGCTAAACAAATGGATTGCTTTACGCTCTTGTACTAGattcaatatttctctctgtgacTGAGACCTTCTTATGTTGCACAACCACTCTCTGACTCTCTTGCAACTTGGGTGTGGCTGTCAAGCCAAAGTCCTCATTTGACCCTGTAGAACTGCGAGAACCCAGTGAAAAACTTTGAGTTTTCACCTGCAAACCTTGACCTCTGGCCTCCAAATCCTGCTCTGTAATCCCTTGTCCTGTCTGAATAAAGCCCTTTGCTAGACGTGCACCTTGGCCCCCACCTGAGGACCCATTCTCCACCACCAACACTTGTCTGGACCTGGAGACGGTTCCTTGTGAAAGGCCTTGTGCTACCTGTCCTGTCGGCCCACCCATTCCTACTTGCCTATCGACAAGGACTACACCCTGTCCTGTCGCTCCACCAATTCCTACTTGTCTATCTACAAGGACTACACCTTGAGAACCTTGGAGGCCACCAACCTGTACCAGCCCCTGATTAAGCCCAACTTGGCCTACTTGACCCACTGTCTGCTGGGTGCCGCCTGCCACTAACACCATTTGGGGCTTGGGCTCGACTACATACATGGGCGCGGCAGCATAGTACATAGTGGGCTGCTGTATGAGCAGCGTCTGACTGGGAATCAAAATCTTGTCCTGGACATGTACCTTTGGAACGGTTGCTGAACCCTGGGCTCTCGCAATGATTCGCTCCTCCTGGACGATGGTGGAGGATCCAGACGCTACATTGGAGGTGTTGAGGGTGGCGATGTTGACGTGATCCCTGTCCCTGATATTTTCTGTGTGAGtatggaagtgtgtgtgggtggaggtggagggccTGACAGGAGACACTGGTCTGGGTGGAGAGATAGAAACCCCTGCATCCGCAGACTTGATCACCATGGTTGACCCCTGACAAATCTCAGCCAGGGTTTTGAATTTAGGGCCAAGGTCATTGAGGAACACAAGATCATCATCATTCTCAAGAAGGCTGCAGCAACCTACAGAACCTGCCAGGGACTCCTGACCCTCATAGTCATAGACCAGCAAACTGTCCTTCTGCAGGGATTGCTGTGCGGCATGGTTGGATTTCTGCAAACAAATAGAATCAGAATATAATGAGTCCCCAGTCAATAATACTTAATGGTTAAATTGTGATAGAATGATACAGCTCTTACTTGTCCTAACAGACTGTATAATGAAAAGTGTTCTATGAGTTACATTTTGTAAGATATATAATGGGGAAAATCTTTTTAAAGCCAGATTTTCATTCCAGCAGTGTAAGCTAATGCTAATTGCAAATTACTGACTAAACTACTACTAAGTTTTAATTGATTCAAAAGCATTTTATGTACTCACACTTGAATAATACTCCCCCAGGAAGTGATCAGACAGAGCCATCCCATCAAACACCCCTGCACTGTATTGGGAGAAAAGATGTTCTTGTCCTGTCATCATCCCAGCATTCCCAGCACCTATGTAGTCCGCTTTCCCACATGAGTGGTTATATTGGTTGTACAGATGCATATCCTTGGCTGTCATGGTTGAGGTGTTTACGCCACCACCTAAAGCTGCTCCTCCTTCTTCAGCCAGTCCTCCTAGGTACCCCTTTCCCCTAAAGGTGTTGACGTTCTTGGCATTCACTGTGCCACCATCAACTTCCACTGGGGTATGTAGAAGAGGAACATCCTGTGAGAAAAATATGAGATCCCATCAGAGATGCAGCATTTTAGGCAAATTTGAACaaatttttttattatatttttaaacaaaaaatattcaaatattcaaagaTCCATTCATCAGGACTGCACTAATCAAAGTACCTTGTCTTCTCCTTGTCCCTCAGTGTGATATGAGATCAGCTGTTCTTTCGTATCAAATGGAATGGCCTTGAAATCTCCAATAGCTGCTGCACCTCCACACAGGCagaacagcagaagaagaggcaCCACTGGAAAATGCACACATTTAACACTATGTCAACAGAAATTCTTATAAAAGTATACTGGTCAGGTCAAATAAAGCCCAATCATCAATCAGTGAATTCCTTTCATTCATCCATTGATTTAACTCATGGGAAGAAATAATGGTGTAATTCTTGCCAGGGTCATGATCTGCCTCTTTCAAAAACTGAGACCCACCCACATTAGTTAATCTCTCCAGGCATGCTACAACATGGCAGGTTAGGCAACTTTGTAGGGGAAAGTTGTGATGATTCTTAGCAAAATAACAAaccaggaagagaaaataaataattctctACTCACATAGCAGAAGCAGCAGTCCCAGGAGCAGAAGCAGGACACCTGAAGCTCCAAAAACTTTAGTCCCTGTACTGCGCGACACACAGGTTTTAGTGTTTTCATTACAAGTACACACAATTACGTCCATCATCTGAACGTCGGCACATGACTTTCCCTGCTGGTCTTTGACCTCCACTGCTACTTTGTAAGTTCCTGGCCACAAGTTGGCTTGGTCTCGCAGAATAGCTGTGGTTTCTGAAGAAAGAAGAGATCcacattttaaaatctgtcgtttgtttgtttgtgccttGCAATATATAATAATGCTTCCTCTCTTCATACAGAAGATGGACTCTTTTTCACTACAGACATTAACTTGTCatggcaggaaaagcacagatgaggttaataaaatgaatgatggttccaattgatttaaattattatttgagCATAACATTATGTCCTCTAAAGTTTTTTTGGagcttaaaataaaatgtatttgcagaAACCATTCAATTTAAAcgtgtttgtgttattaattCAAATGTGTATCATGTGAAgccaatgaaatgaaatgaataacacaaaatgtaaaaaactgCGCAGCATTGAAATGATCACAAACTGCTGGCGAGTCTTTAGGATTCTAATGTTTTGGAGTTACAAACTTGACTACTTAATTTGTCTAAAAATGCCTATTTAATGCAAACCGTAATAGTAATCGTACCATTAAGATGCTCCACTTTCCAATTCCCCTTGCTGCTCTTCTCAATCACAGTGAACTCAAATGGTGCTGTATTGGGGAACTCATCTTCGTCTACCGCTGTGGCGTAGATGACATTATCCTCGAGGCACATGGTCTGAGTTTTAGTGGTCAGTTTAGGACAGTGATCATTAAAGTCCTCCACCTGAATGGCTATGGTCCCCGTGGCAGTTTTTGAGGGCATCTCTGAAAGCcagatgaaaagagagattaATACCAACCTGTTGTGCGCCATATTAGTCCACTGGAGAATAACGATAACTGTCATATTTACAGAACTCACCATTGCTGATGCATATAATTTTGGCATAATATGTTCCATTGACTAAGAACTTGGACTCTCTGTCAGGCAGTTTATTCAGCTTGATATCTGCTGTATTTTCATCAATAATCAACCAGTTGTCATCATCGCGGATTTTGGCATACCTGTAAATATGAAAATCCATGTATGTGAGAAAAATTAAGCTATTAACGAAAATACATCAATTCAGAGGCACAAAGGGAGATCTCTATACATCTGCTTTCACTTCGTGGCTGTACTATACCTTACGTTGGTGGCTGTCTGTAGCGTGTCACTGTCAATAGCAGCGTAGGTGGTGATGACTTTGTTGAGCGAGACAGAAGTGTGGTCCTCAGAGAGAGTCACCACTTTGACACTTGGTTGGAAACGGGGTCCTTCCTTCTGATTGACCACATTGATTTTAATGGGGTAGGATTTTGAGGTCATGGACCCTGTCGTGGACGCACTGCCAAAATTGTACTGCGCTTTGTTGGAAACAGCCACTTCCAATTTGAGCACCTTTAGTTCTTCATAGTCCAAGGCCTGCAGATTCAAGGACAATGCACAGGACAAGCATTACATATTAGCCTTTGTAGTGCTCGTTGGGTCACAATCattcattttactgtttacaaTCTCAGTGCATCAGAATGAGACCACACTCTTTCACCTTGTGAATCATGATAATTCCCTCATTGGTCTTAGAATCAGTAGTGATGCTGAAATAGCCTGCCTCATTCCCTGAAATTATTTCAAAGGCAGCCAGCCAGTTGTCAGTGTGAATCAGATCCATGTCAATGGCTTTGATCCTCATCACTTCCACATTGATGGTGTTCTCCTCCACACTCCCTTCAtactgcaaataaaaaacacacaccaacagttACTTTAGAACAACTAATCAAACATCATCATAGAACCAAATTAAAGAAGAATACAAGCATTGGTGGTGGTAACTGTGCCATACCTACCGACTCTTTTTCCAGGGTCGGAATATTGTCATTTATGTCCAGAATTTTTATCTCAATTTCTCCTGTGCCTGTGTTTCCTCCTGGCTGTCCATTCAAGTCTGAGGCTTGTATAGTCAACTTATAGGTATCTTGTTTCTAAAAAATAGATGAGATACAATACACTGATTGATACGTTCTAGTTTCCAGTAAAAGTTGTTGACTAACATGAGTATGAGTGTGTATATTTGGTTAAAAATTGGTCATACCCCATATATGACCTTTCCTATTCAGCAAAATAAGACGACAAGACAAGAATTTCAGGTCACTAAAGTGTCTCACCTCTCTATCTAGAGTGTTCTGTTGAACCATGACCTCTCCAGTGTGAGAGTTTATGAAGAACATCCTGCCTACGTTACTCTGCTCCACAATGCTGTAGAAGATCTTGGAGTGGGGCGTGTTCTGTTGATCATCATCAGTAGCTATCACTTTCATTACAACAGTACCTAGAAATCAccaatataaatgaaataagaCATCAGTTCATGGAGTACAGCTAAAAACACCTTGCCATGTCACAAATATACTGTGGATGACATCAAATACCTGTTGCACTTGATTCATTGACAGATCCGACTTGCTGTACTTTAATGACTGGTGGGCAGTCATTCTCATCCACAACAGTAATTCTAAGGTCAATATCCGTTTCAGCGTTGGACCCGTTGGAGAATTTTGCCACACCTTTTAACTACAAACAGAGATATCACAACTGCTTTACCATTCTCTCACCATACAACTTGAGGATATGGCTGTAAATGCTTTAGATTTCACAAACAAGATGAGTGCTCTTACCTGATAGGAGTCCATCCTCTCTCGGTCCAGAATGGAATAGATTTTCACAAAGCCAGTGTCACGGTTGACACGAAATATGCCTTCAGGGGGCTTATCAACACCAGACCCCGTCAGAAAATACGTTATCTTTGTAAAGTTCTCCTTATCAGAGCGAATCTGAAgaacaaaccacaaaatgaaTCCACCTGACCAGGAAATCTAAGACTTTCCAGTTACAAGGAAAAGTGTAAAGGTAGCTTATTTACTGTAAGTGTTTATGATAAAATAGTATACGTATTGTTTTTGTAACTGTATTCTGTAAggcatcattttaaacaaatgtcaTTCAGATCATGTGAATGCAAGCACATTACATGATATGTTTATTAAGCTGAAGTGTGGCATCCAAACTGCTTTTGCTCTGACGAGAACAACCACACATCATTATTGTTTGACAGTAATTTAGCTCATTAACTTATGTCCATGTTACAGCATGGATCAGATCATAAAACATAtcttataaacaaacaatatctaTCTGAGATATGAAACTAGATTGAGAACAtcaaacacaggtgtgtgtgtgtgtgtgtgtgtgtgtgtctaaacaTCAGAACAAAGATGTATTCATCATCGTGCACTGTGTCTGAGCTGACTCATGActaattatgaattattatgGAAGTTGGCTAGTGACAGGAAAGCTGTTCTCAGACACATACTCAGtcgaagacaaaacaaaaaaggtggCCTGAAGGCTAAAACCAGTGAGGTGGAAAATACGATCAATCATGACAATGATAGAATTATCTTAAGGAATGAAATGTTGCTGTACCTGCGTTAAATATTTCTTGAATAATTCTAAATGAAGAATTAGGATATTCAGTTTGAACATGATTATttagacagaaacagaacagaaaaagtaCACACTCTGGCGATACTCTCCAAGCCGGTGTAGTCGTGGTTCTCCTTCAGCTGTCTGGGAGCTATGATccactctctcttctgtctctgtaacCATGGCCCGTTTCCTTTGGCCCTCACAGGAACAAGCTGCAGGTAAACGAAGAGGGAGGACAAACTTGATCATTATTAATGTGTAATAATTACAAAACCATATGTTGCTCCTGACTCATACACATATGGCATTCGTATACACATTATTTCTTTTACATCATGAGAGGTTTGGCCCAATGGGGATCTCAGGGTTATACATTACACACTAAATGTGTGCTCACAGcaaattcattattttattgtttattgtaattttactttGCATTTGAAGGGGGAGTCTCCATaactttgaaacatttttaatattccCCATATTACAATCTACATCTGAATTGTTTCAAAGCTTAAACCCTCCTCTATAGTTGGACTTGATCGAGACTTCCTGCCCCTAAAGTTTATCCCACATCCAGCGTTAAGAGAAATACTTCTGGAAAGCTGCTTTGCTGGAGAGGAAATAATGAAAGAGCTGTTCCGTGACCACCCAGCACAATATGTGAGCGTCCATGTAAACATGGACACTGCGCAtttgctttttccttttaactGCACAGGTCTACGTGATGGTTTAACTTTGACTACACTCTGAGAGAAGAGCCACACCTGTTGAAGACCAGTTAGTCTTCACGCGATAATAAGCATCTAACAATAAGCATACGCAATAGTGAATCGAGTACTCGCCGTTAGAAAGGACGCCAGCAGAATAAAAAGGCTGCATTTCAGCAGTGGAGCCAtcagcttgaaaaaaaaaataaaaaataaactccTGTTGAGGTGAAGTCGCGTCAAAGTAACTGGCTGAAGTCTGTCGCTGGCTTCGAACAGACTTTGACCCTTTGGACGGGTAGGGACTTTTACAGCAACAGGCGGTTCCTCTCTCGGTTTGATTGCTCACAGGCTACTGCTGATAGCaggcggagggagggagggacgagGAGGTTTGTCCATTTTGTGCAGAAAAGGCAGACTTGACTAACAGGAAATCACTTCAGAGTAGACCCTTTTCCACGGCAGACACGTTGACTTGTTATAGCGGGA from Enoplosus armatus isolate fEnoArm2 chromosome 14, fEnoArm2.hap1, whole genome shotgun sequence includes the following:
- the LOC139296786 gene encoding desmoglein-2-like protein, whose product is MAPLLKCSLFILLASFLTLVPVRAKGNGPWLQRQKREWIIAPRQLKENHDYTGLESIARIRSDKENFTKITYFLTGSGVDKPPEGIFRVNRDTGFVKIYSILDRERMDSYQLKGVAKFSNGSNAETDIDLRITVVDENDCPPVIKVQQVGSVNESSATGTVVMKVIATDDDQQNTPHSKIFYSIVEQSNVGRMFFINSHTGEVMVQQNTLDREKQDTYKLTIQASDLNGQPGGNTGTGEIEIKILDINDNIPTLEKESYEGSVEENTINVEVMRIKAIDMDLIHTDNWLAAFEIISGNEAGYFSITTDSKTNEGIIMIHKALDYEELKVLKLEVAVSNKAQYNFGSASTTGSMTSKSYPIKINVVNQKEGPRFQPSVKVVTLSEDHTSVSLNKVITTYAAIDSDTLQTATNVRYAKIRDDDNWLIIDENTADIKLNKLPDRESKFLVNGTYYAKIICISNEMPSKTATGTIAIQVEDFNDHCPKLTTKTQTMCLEDNVIYATAVDEDEFPNTAPFEFTVIEKSSKGNWKVEHLNETTAILRDQANLWPGTYKVAVEVKDQQGKSCADVQMMDVIVCTCNENTKTCVSRSTGTKVFGASGVLLLLLGLLLLLLVPLLLLFCLCGGAAAIGDFKAIPFDTKEQLISYHTEGQGEDKDVPLLHTPVEVDGGTVNAKNVNTFRGKGYLGGLAEEGGAALGGGVNTSTMTAGMALSDHFLGEYYSSKSNHAAQQSLQKDSLLVYDYEGQESLAGSVGCCSLLENDDDLVFLNDLGPKFKTLAEICQGSTMVIKSADAGVSISPPRPVSPVRPSTSTHTHFHTHTENIRDRDHVNIATLNTSNVASGSSTIVQEERIIARAQGSATVPKVHVQDKILIPSQTLLIQQPTMYYAAAPMYVVEPKPQMVLVAGGTQQTVGQVGQVGLNQGLVQVGGLQGSQGVVLVDRQVGIGGATGQGVVLVDRQVGMGGPTGQVAQGLSQGTVSRSRQVLVVENGSSGGGQGARLAKGFIQTGQGITEQDLEARGQGLQVKTQSFSLGSRSSTGSNEDFGLTATPKLQESQRVVVQHKKVSVTERNIESSTRA